The DNA sequence CTACAATTATGCCGGCTTCCTCAAGAATGCGACAACGTTTATTGACGATCTTTCCAACTGGTATATCCGTCGGAACCGTCGTCGATTCTGGCGTTCACAGGATGCCAATGACACAGACAAACTGGCTGCCTACCAGACTCTTTATGAAGTTCTGGTCACGCTTTCGCAGGCACTGGCTCCGGTCATCCCGTTCCTGACCGAACGCATTTATCAGAACCTGGTAACCAGTTGGGATAAGAGTGCTCCCACCAGCGTGCACCTTTGTGATTTTCCCACCTGTGACACCACACTGCTGGATGAGAAACTCAACTTCCGCTCAGCTCAGGCTCAGATTATGGTCAAGCTGGGACACAAGCTGCGGGATGAATCGAATCAGCGTGTCCGTCAGCCGCTGGCCGAGTTACGCTATGCCTGCCAAACCCCAGAACAGGCTGAAGCGATTGAAAGCCTCGCCAGTACTGTGGAAGAGGAACTGAATATTAAGCAGGTTACCCGTTGTGAAAACCTGGATGAACTGGTCAGCTACACATATAAACCGAACCTGAAAACACTGGGTCCCAAATTCGGAAAACTGCTCGGGGTGTTGCGTAAGGAACTTCCCGAACTGGGCGATGATGTTCTGGGCCCCCTGAGACGCGGTGAATCGGTTTCACTGGAACTGGCGGGCAACCAGATCGATCTGGAACCGGACGATGTTCTGGTGGGAACAGAACAGGCTGCAGACTGGGCTAGTGCCGACGAGCAGGGGATCCAGATTGCGATCTCGACGAAACTAACACCGGAGCTGGAACAGGAAGGGATGGCCCGTGACTTCGTTCGCCAGATTCAACAGCTTCGCAAAGAAGCCGATCTGGAAATCGAAGATCGGATCATTGTCACATATGATTCGCAGGGGGCAGCAGAGATCGAACAGGCTGTTTCCAACTGGACTGATTACATCCTGGGAGAAACCCTCGGAGATCAGCTGGATCAGTCTCAGAGCCTGACGGATGGCAAAGAAGTCACCATCGGAAATGTGAAGGCCCTGATTACAATTCAGAAAGTGTAAATCAGCTGAATAGAAGGAGTGTCAACGTTACATCGATTTCACGTTGACACTCCATTTTCGACTTATTTACTTGTTCTGTCCCTGTTGTTCCTGAAGCCGTTCGACCAGTCGTCCCACATAGCTTTGCAGTCGACGATTAACCTGATCATTCTTCACAGGCAGATTAGCGATCTGTTCCTTCACAGCAGCGACCTTTTTTGGTCCCAGTTTATCCAGTCCATTCAGAGCCAGCATCGCGACATAGAGTCCATCTTTCTTCTGATTCGCGAGGGAAATCAGTGTTTCGACGCCTGCGTTGACATCCTGCTGATTTCCGTAGCGTCCCAGAGCCTCCGCGGCGATGCACCGTACAGACTTCGATGAATCCTGCAACGCGGCTCTCAACTGCGGTGCAGCCTGCTGCACTGCCTGTTTGCCTCGAATCAGAAAGCCCATCGCGGCCCAGTAGCGAACGACATCATTCTCATCTTTGAGGCCAGCCAGCAGCTCTGCCTGGGCATTCGTTTTTTGCGATGAGGCCAGATCCGCCATCGATAGAATCTCGGGCAGAGGATACAACTCGGAACTATGTCCGATCAGATAGGGTGCCTTCCCATCCGCCAGTCGATGAATTTCCGCCTCCGGCATGAAGCCCAGATCACGAATCGCCAGCAGTTTCTGATGCTGTGCTTTGCGAAGTTCATTCAAGACTTCCTGATGCTCGTCAGAATCGACCAGGTTTTTGACTTCGTCCTGGTCGTTCTGTAGATCGTAAAGCTCATCAGATGGCTTCGTTTCCCAGAAATAAGTTTGAGGTGGGACAAGTTCTCCCGCATCATACATGCGTTTCCAGACCTGAGTGGTCGGTGTCTGGAACATGTAATTCAGGTACTGGCCATATTCCTTGTGTGGCATATAGTTACGAATGTAAACAAAACGCTTGTTACGCACGGACCGCACCAGATCGTAGCGTTCATCCATTCTGCCCCGAAACCCGAACAGGTAGTCCTGAGGCTTGGTTTGATATTGTCCCAGAAAAGCATACCCCTGCATGTGTTCGGGAGGTTCGATTCCAGTCAAACTTAACAATGTTGGTGCAAAATCAACAAAGCTGACCAGACGATCCGACTCTCCATCAGTCCGATAATCGGGGGAAGCCAGACTGCGGAACTTAGGAGGAATGTAGATCACCAGTGGCACCTGCAGCCCCGAGTTATAAGGCCAACGTTTGCTGCGCGGCATTCCAGAGCCATGGTCGCCGTAATAAAAGATGATCGTATCATCCGCCAGACCTGCTTCTGCCAGTTCCTTGAGGTTTTTCCCCACCAGCGCGTCCATTTCCGTTATACGATCGTAGTATTGCGCCCAGTCGTGACGCACTTCCGGCGTATCCGGATGATAGGCTGGGACTCGTGCTTTCGCAGGATCATGAACCAGAGTATGAGGCCGGTTCCGGATTTTACTCTCATGACTGATGGTGTGATTAAAGACGGCAAAGAAAGGTTGTCCGGGCTTACGATTTTTCCAGTGAGCCTTCCGGCTGGATTCGTCCCAGATCTTTCCCACAGATTCGACGTTATAATCTTCCTTGCTGTTATTGGTACAGTAATAACCGGCTTTACGCAGGTACTGTGGATACATCAGAAACTGTTTCGGAAGCTTGACCATACTTCGCATATGTTCGGCCCCCAGGCAAGTCGGATACATCCCGGTAATCAGCGTGGTCCGGGCTGGAGCGCAGACCGGGGCATTCGACCAGCAATTGAGATAGATCGTTCCCCGCGAAGCGAGTTTATCGATATGGGGAGTATCCGCGTATTCATCCCCATAACAGCCGAGGTGGGGACCATTGTCTTCACTGGTAATCCACAATACGTTGGGGCGGACGTTCTCAGAATCCGCTGCTGATAACGTGGTGACGGATCCCAAAACCAGAGCCAGCACGATCGCACTGAGGAACGCACCGATTATCATTTGCTGAGCACTTCTAAGCTGCATAGATCTCACTTTCAATTCTAAACCGGTAAAACAGACGCCCCACTTTCAGAGAGTCTGTGAATTCTTTTTCTTACTGAGTTATGTCGTGCAGTCACAAATAGGCTGCCGACTACTGACCACGTACATCGTAGCAGAGCAGTAGATCCTGATCGCGCAGAAAAAGCTTCCCGTCAGCGACGACTGGATGCGGCCAGGCTGGCTTTCCAGTCCGTTGCGGCTGATCAAAGCGTCCTTTTTCCACATATGCTTTAGTGTTCACCTCGACAAGGGCGACGGGCCCCTTCTCACTACGCATGTAAATATGGCCGTCAGCACAAGTCAGAGCCCCTTTTCCTACCGAACGATCCTGCCAGACGGTCTCACCGTTTCTGAGGTTGATACATGTGAGAACCCCTGGATCGCTCGATCCATAAAGATAACCGTCGATCTGGACCATCCCACCATGATGATTTTTCATATCGGGAGTAAAGAAACCCAACTGCGCAGTGACCCGATTCTGGGCAGCCGACAACTTAAGCAGCGCCCCTCCGGTTCCATAGCCTGAAGCGTAAAACACGGAACTCATCTCAGGATAAAAAACGGGGGCAGAACAGTTGGCGGTCTTATTCGCCGCCCGATCATTGCCCCAGAGAGGCGTTCCGTTTTCGGCCGCAATTCCCATGACTCCCGAGTGGGTGAAATTTACGTATTGCTCGACACCTCCAACATCTATTTTGATCGGTGAAGCATATCCAGCCTGTGGATTGGAGGGCACTGCCGATTTCCAGATCAGACTGCCATCCTGCTTTTTCAGTGCAACCATGGTCGCGCCCTGTCCTCCAGGTGTGCAAATCAGCTTATCGCCATCGATGAGAGGAGATTCGCTGATCCCCCAGACGATATTTCTGGCTGAAAACTCCTGCAGAATATTCTTTGACCACTCGGGGTTTCCATCCCGTACGGAGAGGCAGGCAAGATTCCCATTCGCTCCCAGGGCATAAACCAGGTTGCCATCAACAGTTGGAGTGGAGCGTGGTCCATTTCCCTGGTTATTCTGAAAGATCGGTCCATTGGACTGCGACCAGACAATTTCCCCCGTATTCAGATCGATAGCAAATACTGTTTCTTCGTTGGCTTTGGTTCCCATGGTAAAAACCAGATTGCCACTGAGTGAGACGGAAGAATATCCTTCGCCCAGCCCGCGAGCAGTCCATAGGAGTTTGGGTGGGTTTTGGCTCCAATCCTTCAGCAGCCCGGTCTCTGTGGAAATATTAGCCCGGTTCGGACCTCGAAACTGCGTCCATCCCTGATTTCCTGCAGGACTGGCGTCAGAAGTAGTTCCCTTCTGGCTGGTTTTCATTTCTTTACGGGGACGTTCCAACGGGGGTTTTGTTTTAGGCTCCAGAGACTCCCGAACTGAAAAACGAGTAATCTTGCCAGAACTGTCAGTAAAAACAGTGGCTCGCTGTCCTGTTTTGAACTGATCGAAAGCAGCATTTTTTCCGTTGAAAGTAATCGGAATCGAAGCAGGGACGGTAAAACTTTTTTCTTTTCCACCCGAATTTTTGATCACCACCTGTTGTTGATCAGCAGAGATTGACTGGATTTCCCCACTGAAAATCGCTGCATCAACCGGGGATTCCAGCAGCATCAAATTGAACAGACAACACACCAGACTAAACAGACAGATCGATCGCATGAGAAACCTCTTTGAATCGGGAGAAAGCGTCTGACTTCCGTTTGCACTGCTGACCAGCAGGCAGGATCCTGTATCGATTGTACTGAAATTAATTCACGGTATGAAGCAGGAAAGCAGATTTGTCCATGAATGGCAGCCTTTTCTGACGGCCCTGTAGGGCACAGGACAAATGGTCCCTTTCAGTCAGCAGGTTTACCCCAAGCAGGCGCTGTCTGTAGTAAAAGATCAGCAACAACAGGGCGATGATCCGAGTACCAGGTCCAGCGATTTTCAGAAGAACTTACCCGGAAAAACGAATTGACCCAGATCCCATCCAGATCCAGTACAGGCAAGGGCAGAGGCCAGGTCGCATTGTAACCCTCGCCGGCATCTTCGAATGAGTTTCGACAGAGTTTCCGCAGTGGATTGAAATGGACGGAGTCTCCGGGAGTATTGAAATCTCCCACTATTAAAACAGGATTTTCTTTCTGCTGGGCAACTTCCTCTGCGAGCTTCTGAAGTGCCTCTTTGCGGGATCTGAGAATATCGCTGTTGATATCCACCAGGTAAACCACAAAAGCCTCTGAAACCGCGGAAGCCCCAGACTGCGACACATCAGCCTTGAGATTAATTTTGAGATAACGCCCCATCCGGCCGAAGTTCCCGAATTCACTCGCGATCGTGGGGAAGCGAGACAAGAGCATAAAGCCATTTTTTCCAGCTTGAAAACGGTACCCCGGAAACGACTTTTCCCAGAACTCCTGATCCGTGGATGAATAAGATTCCACTTCCACTAATGCCACCAGATCCGCATCAACACGCTTGATCTCCTGAACCATATTTTTAATGCTCCAGAGCTGATCTCCAACATTCCAGAACAGCACACGCAAAGGCATTGAATCCGCTTCCAACACAGGATTCGCAGTGTGATGCTTCTGAAACTGTTTCTGGTAGCACCACACGCCGGTTAACGCTCCCATTAAGAGCCAGATCAGAGCCAGACGGTGCCAGCGAATCCAGAGAGTCAGTACTGAAAGAAAGACCGCTCCTGTGCTTATCAGAATCAGGGGAGAGATATAGAAAATCAAAGTAGAAATCGTCCCCCCCGAGTCTCGGAATGTCAGGCGTACGATCAAGGCTAAAACCCAAAAGACTGACATGACAACAGCCAGAGGTTTCATCAGCCATATTCCCCTGCAGGCTGGTCTCCCAGGCTCTGACTGACCTTCACCATCTTGCTCAACGAGCTTTTCTGAGTTCATGTTTACCTGTTATTCCTGACAACACCAAAAGATCGGAAAACAAATTCAATTGATTCTGTAATTCTGATTCTGGATGAATTCCCTGGAAATATGTTATTATCACGCTACTAATGACATCATGTAACGTGTCAACTTCGACCTTTTTTACCAGAGGGATTATTACAAGATGAGCCAAACCCCCGAAGAGCGAATTCAGGAACTGGGCCAGACTCTGCCAACTCCGCCAAAGGCTGTAGGATCATACATTCCAGCCACCCAGTTTGGAAATGTGATTGTCACCAGTGGTCAGCTTCCTTTTATTGGTTCAGATCTGATGTTCAAAGGGAAAATTGGTGGGGACCATCTACATGAAGATGACGGGGCCAATGCTGCCTGCCTGTGCCTGATGAACGCCCTGGCGCAGGTCAAAGCCGTAGCGGGAGAACTCTCCCGAATCAAACGGATCATTCGCCTGGAAGGTTATGTCCATTCTGTACCGGGTTTTGATCGTCAGCCTTATGTTTTAAATGCCGCCTCTCAGCTTCTAACCGATATTTTCGGAGATCAAGGTAAACACACACGTGTTGCTCTGGGGATTGCGGAGATGCCCCTGGAAGCAGCGGTGCAACTGGCGCTCTGGGTTGAAATCGAATAATCCCCTCAATCTTTTTACCGCCTGCCCGAATGAAGTTCAGTGCGATTGCTAAATGGAGTGAGCACAATGCCACGAACTGATGTCGATTTTTCTTTCCGAAAGACTGTCCCCACTTACTGGTTCCTGAAGTGGGGGGTTTTTCTGCTGCTCTGGACACTGGCTTTGCCGGGGCCCTTGTCTGCACAGTTACCCAAAATCTCTCCAGGCACAGCCAAAAAACAGGATAGTCAGTCTCGAGAGGAGCCAGACAGCCGCGCTTCTGCAACTACAGAGCAGGGGCGCTGGACCTCGTTTCTGGGAAATCAGCGAAATGGGATATCCGACGAAACCGGACTGAATGTGAACTGGAATGAGCACAAACCGTCTGTCCTGTGGCGGGAACCACTGGGAGGTGGATACTCCTCCATAGTGATCGCCGACGGGAAGCTCTGGACGATGGCGACACACCTCAATCATGATTACATCATTTGTCTCGATGCCCTGTCTGGTAAGAAGCTCTGGTCAACTCGAGGTGCCCCCACCTACCTGGATCATCAGCGTCAGGCCCGAGGACCGCGGTCTACACCTACCTGGCATGCAGGTAAACTCTACTGCCTGCTGCCTGCCGGTGATCTTCTCTGCCTGACCGCAGACACAGGCCGCATTCTCTGGAAAGTCAATATTTTTGATATCAGTGGTGCGCCGCGACAGGAGCAGAAAACCATCTATTACTGGGGAATGTCTGCTTCACCTCTGATAGAAGGGGATCTGGTCATCCTCCAGCCGGGTGGATCTGCCAACAATTCGGTGATCGCCGTCCACAAGGACACAGGCAAGCTGGTCTGGTCTGCTGGAACTGACCCGCCGGGCTATGCTTCCCCAATCGTGATAGAAGCCGAAAACCAGCGACAGATTATCGTTCCCACTGGACAATCCATTCTCTCACTTAACCCGAAAGAGGGTAGCCTGCTGTGGCGGGTTGTTTGGGGAAACAAATACAACTGCAACTGTGCCACTCCCGTCTGGAATGAAGATTCCCTGTTTATCTCTTCCGCGTATGGGACAGGCAGTATGCGGTTTGCTCTGATTCTACAGAACGAGGAACTCCGCCCCATCTCGCGGTGGAAGAACCTGTCCATGCAGAATCAGTTTGCCACCAGCATTATCAAAGATGGGTATATCTATGGTCCCCACGGAGATCTGGCGACAGTCACGTATCGCTGCCTGGACCTGCAGCGAGGGGAGGTGCAATGGAAATCACGGCGAGTGGGAAAATGCACCCAGATCGCAGCTCAGGGTCATTTAATCTGTCTGACAGAGCAGGGAACCCTGGTGCTGATCGAAGCGAATCCCACCGAATATCGGGAAAAAGGGAAATTGACCGGCTTACTGGAATTCAAAGCCTGGGCTCATCCGGCACTCGCAAATCACAGGCTCTATCTTCGTGATGAAAAACGAATTCTATGTCTGGATCTGAAAGAAAAATAGCCGCGAGGAATCAGGTATCCTTCACGGCTATGTAATGTCACGCGGTAAATTTAACTTACTTTTCAGCAGTCTGAGACGCAAGAGATTTTTGCAGCTGCTGCAGTTTTAGCTGCTCCTGAGCAACCCGTTTTTTCTGAGCTTCCACCTGCTGCTTGATGTTGGCGTCATTGCGAACACTGTTATCCTTGGGCAAGGGACGCTGTCCAGGCAGAACCCGTTGCGGCGGATGTCGTAATTTTTCCAAGGCCACTTTGTTCTCCGCTTTGACGCGAGACAAGATTTGATCCGCTTCAAAAATCGTTCTGCGGGCTTCCTGGAAAACGGTTCGTCTGTCGCCGTCTTTACCGAACAGCGCTTCCTGATCGCGGAGCTCTGCATTGTCCGAGTTATCGATATCGTTTTTGGCGCTCATTAATGCATCGTAAAATGCACGCGTGAGTCCTTCTTTCAGATCGTCCCGATCCAGGTCTGAGTAATCGGTATCCTTTGAATCAGGCGAATTTAACTGAGCATTCTTGTTTTGTGCATCAACTTTTGGCTTTTGTTCTGCAGAGCTGAATCCCACCATCGTGATATAAAACAAGCCCATCACAACAGTCAGTGTTGCAAGTCGTTTCATCGGTCTGCCTCATCTCTGGTTAAAGTCACAAAACAGCCACAGGCTGTTTATTCATCGAATTTATTATATTCAAACTATTCACTTTATTTCAATCTTTTTACCAATTAAAGCAAATCAATTGAAAAACATGACGTAAAAAAAGCCTGTGTCGGAAACACAGGCTTATTGATATCTTAAAGATCGAACTTATGGGGAGTTGATCGCGTTGATTGCATTTGCCAGATCCATCAGTTCACTGTGGAGAGCATAACGTAGCGTGTTTAAACCAGCCAAGGCACCGATACCGATGATTGTCAGCAGTAACAGATACTCAACGAAAACAGAACCACGGACTTTACGTTTCCATCGCTTTGTTTGTGTCCGGATTAATTTTAACACAGGATGCCCTTTCATGAAGTTCAGATAGAAATTCCTCTAATTGAACTAGAGCATACTTTGTACCAAATATCCTAATTTTTACACCTTACCCTGATAACCCTTGGAAACGCCTTAAACGGCTCTAAATCAAACGATTTCAGGTGTTTGAATCTGTGAGTTCAAAATGGTTTTTCCATCAGAGCATTGAACCGCATTAACAATGATTAGCAATGCTAACCAGAACTGTTAACGTTCAGATACAAAAAGCAGAGGTGAGCTACCGAAGAAGCATCCAGAAGCCTGGCGTTATGCACGAGGGCGAGAACTGACTCAGGAATTTAAGGCACTGAGAGCGGAAGCACGATCAGGGAAGGTTTCCCAGAGCTGATCCAAATGAGTGACTTCCAGAACCTCTGTGCAGTATTCGCTCAAACCGCAGATACAGAACTTGCCGCCTTCTCGATGATTGAGTCGATTCCACATCCGGAAGATGACTTCAATGAAAGCGGAACCGAAGAAGGATGTATGAGAGAGATCGAGTACAACCACCGGAGGGGACGCTGTTTCAGCAACCTGCAATAACACATCGGTTAAGGCATCCAGTCTTGGCTCATCCAGATTTTCGTATTCTGGACCCAAAGCCACAACTGTGACCTGACCTTCTTTGACTATTTCCGGTGGGTAATCTGCAGGCATAATTCAGCTGTCAACAAGATCATCGTTGGAGAAAGCCCGTATTGAGAAATCAATCGAGCATCAAAGTAACCTACACATAGTAATCCAAATCAGTAACGTGTCAACCAAGAAATCCGATTCCGGGAGTAAGAACTATTGACGCAAGTCCATTCCGAGTGAATATTTACCAACAGTCCTCGACCATCGCAACTCCCCCAGTCTCATAGAAGGGAGTCGGCGGAGTTCTCTCGACCGTTATTGATCATTTTTCCATTCCTGAAGCCGGGCCTTCAGTTTGATCTTTTTATTGTTTCGCATGACCACTAATTCAACCTCGTCTCCGACTTTATGCATTTCCAGGGCATCCAGCAAGGAATTGGCATCCGTAATCGAGATCTCATCCAGTTGCATGATCAGGTCGCCCAGATGCAGATTCCCGGAATCGTCGATTCTGATTTCTCTAAGACCAGCTAAGTCTGCAGCGCCTCCCTCCATAATACTTTGAACCATGACACCGGAGACATCTTTGGGCAGAATCTGATTGATTTTGAGTTTACGAATCACGAAGTCATCAACCCCCAGGAAATTTAAACTGGGAGTCTGAATGAAGCCAAAGCGGATCAATTGGGGGACAAAGCGACTGATCAAATCAACGGGGACAGCATACCCAATCCCCGCATAGACATGAGAAGAGCTGTAGATTGCGGTATTAACGCCAATCAGCCGTCCCGAACTGTCCAGCAGAGGACCTCCCGAATTACCAGGATTAATAGCTGCGTCTGTCTGAATCACATTGCGGATCGATCTGCCT is a window from the Gimesia benthica genome containing:
- a CDS encoding endonuclease/exonuclease/phosphatase family protein, whose product is MKPLAVVMSVFWVLALIVRLTFRDSGGTISTLIFYISPLILISTGAVFLSVLTLWIRWHRLALIWLLMGALTGVWCYQKQFQKHHTANPVLEADSMPLRVLFWNVGDQLWSIKNMVQEIKRVDADLVALVEVESYSSTDQEFWEKSFPGYRFQAGKNGFMLLSRFPTIASEFGNFGRMGRYLKINLKADVSQSGASAVSEAFVVYLVDINSDILRSRKEALQKLAEEVAQQKENPVLIVGDFNTPGDSVHFNPLRKLCRNSFEDAGEGYNATWPLPLPVLDLDGIWVNSFFRVSSSENRWTWYSDHRPVVADLLLQTAPAWGKPAD
- a CDS encoding sulfatase-like hydrolase/transferase, with protein sequence MIIGAFLSAIVLALVLGSVTTLSAADSENVRPNVLWITSEDNGPHLGCYGDEYADTPHIDKLASRGTIYLNCWSNAPVCAPARTTLITGMYPTCLGAEHMRSMVKLPKQFLMYPQYLRKAGYYCTNNSKEDYNVESVGKIWDESSRKAHWKNRKPGQPFFAVFNHTISHESKIRNRPHTLVHDPAKARVPAYHPDTPEVRHDWAQYYDRITEMDALVGKNLKELAEAGLADDTIIFYYGDHGSGMPRSKRWPYNSGLQVPLVIYIPPKFRSLASPDYRTDGESDRLVSFVDFAPTLLSLTGIEPPEHMQGYAFLGQYQTKPQDYLFGFRGRMDERYDLVRSVRNKRFVYIRNYMPHKEYGQYLNYMFQTPTTQVWKRMYDAGELVPPQTYFWETKPSDELYDLQNDQDEVKNLVDSDEHQEVLNELRKAQHQKLLAIRDLGFMPEAEIHRLADGKAPYLIGHSSELYPLPEILSMADLASSQKTNAQAELLAGLKDENDVVRYWAAMGFLIRGKQAVQQAAPQLRAALQDSSKSVRCIAAEALGRYGNQQDVNAGVETLISLANQKKDGLYVAMLALNGLDKLGPKKVAAVKEQIANLPVKNDQVNRRLQSYVGRLVERLQEQQGQNK
- a CDS encoding outer membrane protein assembly factor BamB family protein — its product is MPRTDVDFSFRKTVPTYWFLKWGVFLLLWTLALPGPLSAQLPKISPGTAKKQDSQSREEPDSRASATTEQGRWTSFLGNQRNGISDETGLNVNWNEHKPSVLWREPLGGGYSSIVIADGKLWTMATHLNHDYIICLDALSGKKLWSTRGAPTYLDHQRQARGPRSTPTWHAGKLYCLLPAGDLLCLTADTGRILWKVNIFDISGAPRQEQKTIYYWGMSASPLIEGDLVILQPGGSANNSVIAVHKDTGKLVWSAGTDPPGYASPIVIEAENQRQIIVPTGQSILSLNPKEGSLLWRVVWGNKYNCNCATPVWNEDSLFISSAYGTGSMRFALILQNEELRPISRWKNLSMQNQFATSIIKDGYIYGPHGDLATVTYRCLDLQRGEVQWKSRRVGKCTQIAAQGHLICLTEQGTLVLIEANPTEYREKGKLTGLLEFKAWAHPALANHRLYLRDEKRILCLDLKEK
- a CDS encoding PQQ-binding-like beta-propeller repeat protein, which encodes MRSICLFSLVCCLFNLMLLESPVDAAIFSGEIQSISADQQQVVIKNSGGKEKSFTVPASIPITFNGKNAAFDQFKTGQRATVFTDSSGKITRFSVRESLEPKTKPPLERPRKEMKTSQKGTTSDASPAGNQGWTQFRGPNRANISTETGLLKDWSQNPPKLLWTARGLGEGYSSVSLSGNLVFTMGTKANEETVFAIDLNTGEIVWSQSNGPIFQNNQGNGPRSTPTVDGNLVYALGANGNLACLSVRDGNPEWSKNILQEFSARNIVWGISESPLIDGDKLICTPGGQGATMVALKKQDGSLIWKSAVPSNPQAGYASPIKIDVGGVEQYVNFTHSGVMGIAAENGTPLWGNDRAANKTANCSAPVFYPEMSSVFYASGYGTGGALLKLSAAQNRVTAQLGFFTPDMKNHHGGMVQIDGYLYGSSDPGVLTCINLRNGETVWQDRSVGKGALTCADGHIYMRSEKGPVALVEVNTKAYVEKGRFDQPQRTGKPAWPHPVVADGKLFLRDQDLLLCYDVRGQ
- a CDS encoding RidA family protein; its protein translation is MSQTPEERIQELGQTLPTPPKAVGSYIPATQFGNVIVTSGQLPFIGSDLMFKGKIGGDHLHEDDGANAACLCLMNALAQVKAVAGELSRIKRIIRLEGYVHSVPGFDRQPYVLNAASQLLTDIFGDQGKHTRVALGIAEMPLEAAVQLALWVEIE
- a CDS encoding STAS domain-containing protein; translation: MALGPEYENLDEPRLDALTDVLLQVAETASPPVVVLDLSHTSFFGSAFIEVIFRMWNRLNHREGGKFCICGLSEYCTEVLEVTHLDQLWETFPDRASALSALNS